The genomic segment GGCCTCCAGGACCGCGACCTGGCCGGCCAGCGTGGGCAGACCGAATACGGGAACCAGCGCCCAGGCGATGGCTGGGCCGGCGATCAAGCGAAGCCCGGCCGACAGAGAGACCAGCCGGCGCTGTTGCGGCAGCCCGGCCTTGGCGATCTGCATCCCCAATAGCAGCAGCATGATCGGGACGGCGGAGACGGCGAGCAGCTCGATCGGCCGGGAAGCGAAGGCCGGGAGCTCGGCGCCGCTCCCGCGGACGAGCAGTGCCAGGGGGATGGCGTACAACGTGGGCACTTTGAGGAGCCCGAGGGCCGACTTCGCAGGCGAGGTCTTGCCGACACTGGCGATGTATACGCCGGCGGCATTGGCCAGCATGGAGCTCGTGAGGTAGAACATGCTCGCCCAGGCGAGGCCGGCCTGGCCAAAGGCGAGCCCGTTTACCGACAGCCCGTAGTTGCCGGCGTTCATGAAGGTCACGCTCAGGATGAATGCGGCGGCAAGACGTTCGGGCAAGCGCAGCGCCCGACTGATCAGGAAGCTGACGGCGCCCATGCAGCCGATGATGGCTGCCGCCAACAGCATCATTCGTCCGATGTCCCTAGCAGGGATCTCCGTCGTGAGCAGCAACTGGAATTGCAGGGCGGGCAAGGCGGCGTAGAAGGCGACCCGTGAGAGGGGGGCGGGGTCCAGGCGCAGGCCGCGCTGCAGGATGTAGCCAACGGCGGCGACGACCAGTACCGGGACCAGGTTCTCCGCAAACAGGTGCAGGAGCGTGGTCAAGCCTCGTCGCCCTCGTCTTCCAGGTCGTCATCCTCTCGGCTGTACCCCAGCATCTGTTCGGTTCCTTCGACAAACGCCAGATTCTCCAGGGCGCTGTCAATCAGCTCGGCATCTTCAGGGTAGTCGTTGCGGCGCAGGTAGTGTCGCAGCGCCTGGTACGCGGGTTTGCCGCCCACCTGACCCAACGACCACACGGCAGCCCGGCGGATTTCGGGGCTCGGGTCTTGGAGGAGTTCGACCAGTGGCCGGGTGGAGGGCTTGAGCTCGAGTTCGCCGCAGGCGCGCGCGGCTTCCAAACGCAGGGTGGGCGCAGGGTGTTGAAGCATCGGCAAGATGCGCTCGGCCCATTCGTCATTTGCCGAGCGTCCCATAGCGATGAGCGCAGAGGCGCGCCAGGCGTCTTGGTCGGATTCGAACGCCTGCTGGATGAGTCCGGCGGCCTCCGAGCGGGAGGAGTAGCCGAGGGACTCCACGCACGTCCGTCTGGCGGTGTCGTCCGGGCTGGTTACGGCGACAGACAGCAGCCCGGCCACGATCCGCTCGAGCTGCCCTTCCTCGAGTTGCGCTGGTTCTGCGAGCAACACGAAGTGTCCCAGGGCCCGGGCTGCGGCGCGCACCGGCTCGAGGGCTGGATCGGTGTGCAGGATCTGCAGCAGGCAGTCAGCAAGAGCCGGGTCCTCGCACTCCCAGAGATTGCGGATGGCTACGCTTCGAACGTGCGGATCAGGGTCAGTCAGCGCGGCCCGGTCGATGGCGTCGAAATTCAGCTCGATGCGCTCGTCTGCCAGACGTCCCATATGCTCCAGCAGCCGCAGGCGGCGTTCCTGCGGAAGGTCGGACCAGGCGGCAAGGAAGACCTGGCGCTCGACGGCACTCAAGTCGGAGAGGGTGGCGACCTGATCGGCGGAAAGCGGCGCCGATCCTTGGCGTAACCGGGCCAGGAGACCCTGGAAGCGCGTGGTCATCGACGTCTGCTAACGGGGGAGCGCAATCGGGTTGACGAAATCCTGGATGTTGACATACAGCATCAGGGCCAGAAGAAATGCGAATCCGATCGCATGCGCCAGGCCCTCGTAGCGCGGCGAGAGCCGGCGGCCAAAAATGGCCTCGAAGGCCACGAACATCAGGCGGCCGCCGTCAAGCGCCGGAATCGGCAGTAGGTTCGCCAGCGCCAGCCCGGTGCTGATCACGCCGACCAGCGTCAGGGTGAGGAACGGGCGCTGGGCGCTGCGGTCGACATCCCGAGCCCAAGCGAGCATATCGTGCATGCCCTTGAGGCCGGTGAGGCGGGCCTCCTCCGGGGCGACCTGGCCCTGGATCAGGCGTCCGGGAAGGTGAACGATCTCACGCAATTGCAGGCGGATGGACTCGATCCCCAAGCCGGCGGCCTCAGGCCAGGAAACGGCCCGGCGCGGATTGCCGGTCACGATGCCGATCGGCCCCTGACCTTCGGGGGGAGTGAGCCGGGGCGTAAGCTCAAACTTCAGCTGGCGCTCGGCGCGCTCGACGGTGATCGTCGCCGTTCTCCCCAACGACCCTGCGATTGCGCGCTGCAGGGTATCCAGGGAGGTGACGGGCTGGCCCTGGAATTCGATGATCACGTCTCCCGGTAGCAGCCCGGCGGCCTGCGCCGGGGAGGAGTCGGCGACGGTGGTGATCGAAGTCCGCTCGAAATCGGGCGCGGCAAAGCGGTAGGCCGCGGAGAAGGCGAGAAGTGCAATCAGGATGTTCGCCAGGGGTCCAGCAAGCAGGACGATGGCCCGCGTCCGCTTGCTGGCTGAGGCCAGGCCCCCTGGGAAATTGGGGTCATCCTCACCAGCCGGGCGGACGAAACCGCCCAGCGGGATGGCGTTGAGGGTGAAACGGGTACCGCCGGCCTGGAACAGCGTGGCCAAGCGCGGAGGGAACCCGATACCGAACTCATCCACCCGAACCCCCCTGGCGCGAGCGGCGACGAAATGGCCGAGTTCGTGTCCAAGGATCAGGGCGGCGAGAATCAAGACGAAGACTAGGAGATCAGGCATGCGGCAGCTTCTCTGCAGTTCGCGGGCGGATTATAACCCGGAAGGGTCGGGTTTATGGGCCGCGGAGGGTCGCTGGCGGCGAAGCAGGTCGCTAGCCCGGACGCGGGGAGCCATCGATCAGGCGTGCGCCGGCGCCGGGCTGCGCCCTCAGCACCCGCCGCACTCCGGGGATGGCGCTCAGCTCGGCCGCTACGAGCTCAGCCTGCTCTGGCTCACACAAACAGTGAACCGTTGGACCGGCGTCGATGGTGTAGCACACGGAGACCCCGTCCCGACGCATGCGCCCGACCAGCGCCATGACGGAGAGCGTCGGCGGCTGCCAGTAGGCCAGAGGCGGGGTGGACGTCAACATCACGGCGTGCATCATGTTGCTGTCCAGCTCCACGACCCGGGCCAGGCCCTCGAAGTCGCGCCGGTCGAGTGCCCGGCGGCAGGCGTTCAGTCGGCTTGGCGCGTCGTTCAGCCGCGCTTGTTGAAGAGGGCTGGTGGAA from the Anaerolineales bacterium genome contains:
- a CDS encoding HEAT repeat domain-containing protein is translated as MTTRFQGLLARLRQGSAPLSADQVATLSDLSAVERQVFLAAWSDLPQERRLRLLEHMGRLADERIELNFDAIDRAALTDPDPHVRSVAIRNLWECEDPALADCLLQILHTDPALEPVRAAARALGHFVLLAEPAQLEEGQLERIVAGLLSVAVTSPDDTARRTCVESLGYSSRSEAAGLIQQAFESDQDAWRASALIAMGRSANDEWAERILPMLQHPAPTLRLEAARACGELELKPSTRPLVELLQDPSPEIRRAAVWSLGQVGGKPAYQALRHYLRRNDYPEDAELIDSALENLAFVEGTEQMLGYSREDDDLEDEGDEA
- a CDS encoding M50 family metallopeptidase; protein product: MPDLLVFVLILAALILGHELGHFVAARARGVRVDEFGIGFPPRLATLFQAGGTRFTLNAIPLGGFVRPAGEDDPNFPGGLASASKRTRAIVLLAGPLANILIALLAFSAAYRFAAPDFERTSITTVADSSPAQAAGLLPGDVIIEFQGQPVTSLDTLQRAIAGSLGRTATITVERAERQLKFELTPRLTPPEGQGPIGIVTGNPRRAVSWPEAAGLGIESIRLQLREIVHLPGRLIQGQVAPEEARLTGLKGMHDMLAWARDVDRSAQRPFLTLTLVGVISTGLALANLLPIPALDGGRLMFVAFEAIFGRRLSPRYEGLAHAIGFAFLLALMLYVNIQDFVNPIALPR
- a CDS encoding AEC family transporter gives rise to the protein MTTLLHLFAENLVPVLVVAAVGYILQRGLRLDPAPLSRVAFYAALPALQFQLLLTTEIPARDIGRMMLLAAAIIGCMGAVSFLISRALRLPERLAAAFILSVTFMNAGNYGLSVNGLAFGQAGLAWASMFYLTSSMLANAAGVYIASVGKTSPAKSALGLLKVPTLYAIPLALLVRGSGAELPAFASRPIELLAVSAVPIMLLLLGMQIAKAGLPQQRRLVSLSAGLRLIAGPAIAWALVPVFGLPTLAGQVAVLEAGMPTAVLNTIIATEFDSEPGFVAGAVLVSTLLSPLTLTPLLALLGA